A window from Montipora capricornis isolate CH-2021 chromosome 7, ASM3666992v2, whole genome shotgun sequence encodes these proteins:
- the LOC138055814 gene encoding uncharacterized protein produces the protein MEARKVNQFGRSYRPGVALAQDLKFLIIDSIIRDGGDRITGYIPRSVTQFARELRVSVNTVKSVWFRYCEEMITTPKPRGGWTFEKLKEDDRELIEVLKLHSPSMSLSEIMEELEQLGGQEISMSAVSRAIKSRLPSGDQYSRKKLTKVAMERFTPDSLFYTQLFINYVSSKDPRNLKFFDEAGLKIPDVGTRTYGHSPKGSRCVEVGRKLESPNTTLNMLVSLNGPEYYSTVSGATSTARFLSFFQEAGESVNIETGRPCLEVGDIVIMDNLSSHHFEGGEILEEWFGTMGIELLYTPSYSPDLNPIELCFNKIKCELNGNLKELVHSNINLAIAEAVETIRARDMAGFYEATDYLFV, from the coding sequence ATGGAGGCGAGAAAAGTGAACCAATTTGGCAGAAGTTACAGACCTGGAGTGGCATTGGCTCAAGATCTTAAATTCTTGATCATTGATAGCATTATCAGAGACGGAGGCGACAGAATTACGGGTTATATTCCACGGAGTGTTACACAATTTGCAAGGGAGTTGCGTGTTTCTGTAAACACGGTAAAATCGGTGTGGTTTAGATATTGCGAAGAAATGATAACAACGCCGAAACCTAGAGGAGGCTGGACATTCGAAAAACTAAAGGAAGATGACCGCGAACTCATTGAAGTTTTGAAGCTCCACtctccatccatgtccctttcTGAAATAATGGAGGAGTTAGAACAACTTGGAGGACAAGAAATTTCAATGTCGGCCGTTTCACGAGCCATAAAAAGCAGGCTACCTTCCGGTGACCAGTATTCAcgaaaaaaacttacaaaagtGGCAATGGAGCGATTCACCCCAGATAGCTTATTTTATACTCAGCTGTTTATCAATTACGTATCTTCAAAAGATCCAAGGAACCTGAAATTTTTCGACGAAGCGGGATTAAAGATTCCTGACGTGGGAACTCGCACGTATGGACACAGCCCGAAAGGATCACGATGTGTAGAAGTGGGGAGGAAACTCGAATCTCCGAATACAACTTTAAATATGCTGGTTTCTCTGAATGGCCCAGAGTATTATAGTACCGTAAGCGGGGCTACAAGCACAGcccgttttctttcattttttcaagaggcAGGTGAAAGTGTAAACATTGAGACGGGTAGACCGTGTCTCGAAGTCGGTGACATTGTTATTATGGATAATTTATCTTCTCATCATTTTGAAGGAGGTGAGATTTTGGAAGAATGGTTTGGTACCATGGGAATTGAGTTGTTATATACGCCTTCATATTCTCCAGATCTTAACCCAAtagagctttgttttaataaaattaaatgtgaATTGAATGGTAACTTGAAGGAACTTGTTCATTCCAATATTAATTTAGCAATAGCAGAAGCAGTTGAGACTATCAGAGCACGGGATATGGCTGGATTTTACGAAGCTACAGATTACCTGTTTGTATGA